One region of Helicoverpa zea isolate HzStark_Cry1AcR chromosome 24, ilHelZeax1.1, whole genome shotgun sequence genomic DNA includes:
- the LOC124642343 gene encoding uncharacterized protein LOC124642343: protein MVNTYSLAMAKRNINYLQFFYQNVRGLRTKTNIFYENILSSESDILMFTETWLHDGISDSELCNDVYDLFIRRDRGSLGGGVMIACASRLQARARTEWDRPDLECIWITVPARVLGVSRNLHVATVYLPPDRALPVRIELLSQIITEVIDQNPNDYLLISGDFNLPGVEWTSGHPVLLKRGAVEIQNSASHLINTTRCCGLNQYNFLTNSHNHTLDLIFANFSNTTMRSSCPLVPEDTFHPAIVVQAVDILIPPLKLKSFQKHFFGRGNYERINSELLEYDWGLVCDSGSGLDRVIEMFYSVINSVIDKYVPKSTVGGAYSYPVWYSRALINVIKEKSKAHRLWKKYSNPHDYATFALLRDRQKKMQKECHKSFINRSQENIKNSPKQFWAYVKARKKNKNSYPKYMTYDTNLLTSETEICNCF, encoded by the exons ATGGTAAACACCTATTCATTAGCGATGGCCAAGCGTAATATTAACTATTTACAATTCTTTTATCAAAATGTGCGGGGCTTACGCactaaaaccaatattttttatgagaaCATTTTATCATCAGAAAGCGACATTTTAATGTTTACTGAGACATGGCTACATGATGGCATCTCGGACTCAGAGCTATGTAATGAcgtttatgatttatttattagacgtGATCGCGGCTCGTTGGGCGGTGGGGTTATGATTGCCTGTGCTTCGCGGCTACAAGCGCGCGCGCGCACCGAGTGGGACCGTCCTGATCTCGAATGCATCTGGATAACTGTTCCAGCTCGAGTGCTTGGCGTGAGTCGCAATTTGCACGTCGCAACTGTTTACCTGCCGCCTGACCGCGCGCTCCCGGTACGTATTGAATTGCTATCGCAGATAATCACTGAGGTTATCGACCAGAACCCAAAtgattatttacttatatcGGGCGATTTTAACTTGCCGGGTGTTGAATGGACAAGTGGACACCCAGTGCTGCTGAAGAGGGGTGCTGTTGAGATACAGAACTCCGCATCTCACCTTATTAACACAACGCGGTGTTGCGGTTTGAATCAATATAACTTTTTAACTAATTCTCATAATCATACACTTGACTTAATATTTGCAAATTTTTCTAACACCACTATGAGATCAAGCTGTCCTTTAGTACCCGAAGACACGTTTCACCCTGCAATTGTAGTTCAAGCTGTAGATATTTTAATTCCTCCTTTGAAATTGAAGTCAtttcaaaagcatttttttGGCAGAGGTAATTATGAACGTATTAATAGCGAGTTGCTTGAGTATGATTGGGGATTGGTTTGTGATAGTGGCTCTGGACTTGACCGCGTGATAGAAATGTTCTACTCTGTGATTAACTCAGTTATTGATAAATATGTTCCAAAAAGTACAGTCGGCGGTGCTTACAGTTACCCTGTCTGGTACAGTCGGGCATTGATAAATGTAATTAAGGAAAAGTCTAAGGCTCACCGCTTATGGAAGAAATACTCGAATCCCCATGATTACGCGACTTTTGCGCTTTTAAGAGATCGACAAAAAAAGATGCAAAAGGAGTGTCATAAAagtttt ataaatAGATCACAGGAGAACATAAAAAACTCACCcaaaca attctggGCATATGTTAAAGCTaggaaaaagaataaaaatagttaTCCGAAATACATGACATATGATACGAACCTATTAACTAGTGAGACCGAAATATGTAACTGcttttaa
- the LOC124642463 gene encoding neuronal acetylcholine receptor subunit alpha-4 isoform X3: MHIGIQAGSNGHILLSPIYKPGYKDPVYEIVVGGGGNQFTELRRNLKRNARSSVKTPRILSSFEVRGFYIKITQDGIIEFGKEGSALPLLSYIDVDPLEIKYFSFAAWTGVEAKFLYDCPIPSGNGTEPSPDSKEIEPPLSISDELKRSRLLYRLPWIPPKPQMDVRLGIKVTNVKYDAFKSKLVTAMSVVISWTDESMAWFPGKFNNTLSLKFRQGQIWRPKFHVFNSDNEGIFDARNSDLISMSYNGEATFHFQTKVYTWCVDSPPGLSKWPHDEYMCSIVIQPWEAHEKIFIDPIDPKDAKMHIFSDIDEVINNEWEMTTKQIVIGPTIWNKVYITDDNETHQSDRMIINVQVKRRAEAYNIVFYTPLVVLMWFVLMSFWSEPLTMNRIWFLTSCTIVICMGLCYIDYLIPSHTTPSILVLYTTVLAGVLLAILIQVCLMTPEMESIRTTETVQKVMNVNILRTIFCMPGYLTSSDRNGGYSLQEDEDPQPIPITRDIEEMESESQRMLGDKKDLAEFVDRILFVIYSITFAAMLAAHF; the protein is encoded by the exons ATGCATATCGGCATACAAGCAGGGAGCAATGGACATATCTTACTGTCGCCGATTTATAAACCTGGTTATAAGGATCCTGTTTATGAGATTG TGGTCGGCGGCGGAGGCAACCAATTCACGGAACTACGGCGCAACTTGAAGAGGAACGCCCGCAGTTCTGTCAAAACACCAAGAATATTATCCAGTTTCGAAGTCAGGGGATTCTATATTAAGATTACGCAAG ATGGTATTATTGAATTTGGCAAGGAAGGATCAGCACTACCCCTGCTCAGCTACATAGATGTGGATCctcttgaaattaaatattttagcttCGCAGCGTGGACGGGAGTCGAAGCTAAATTCCTGTATGACTGTCCAATACCTAGTGGGAATGGGACCGAAC CGTCACCAGACTCAAAAGAGATTGAACCACCCCTTTCAATATCTGATGAGTTAAAGAGATCCCGCTTGTTATACCGGTTGCCATGGATACCGCCAAAACCACAAATGGATGTGAGGTTAGGCATCAAAGTTACTAATGTGAAATATGATGCCTTCAAATCGAAACTGGTTACTGCAATGTCCGTTGTTATT AGTTGGACAGACGAGAGCATGGCGTGGTTTCCAGGAAAATTCAATAATACACTCAGCCTTAAATTCAGACAGGGACAAATCTGGAGACCGAAGTTCCACGTTTTTAA TTCAGACAACGAAGGCATATTCGACGCAAGAAACTCGGATCTAATATCAATGTCGTACAATGGCGAGGCGACTTTCCATTTTCAGACTAAGGTTTACACATGGTGTGTTGATTCCCCACCGGGCTTGAGCAA ATGGCCCCACGACGAATACATGTGCTCCATAGTAATTCAGCCTTGGGAGGCTCATGAAAAAATTTTTATTGATCCCATAGACCCTAAAGACGCTAAAATGCATATT ttttcagaCATAGatgaagtaataaataatgaatgggAAATGACTACTAAGCAAATAGTGATAGGGCCTACAATATGGAACAAAGTTTATATCACTGACGATAATGAGACGCATCAGAGTGACCGTATGATCATCAACGTTCAAGTCAAGAGGAGAGCAGAGGCTTATAATATTGTCTTTTATACGCCTTTGGTTG TACTAATGTGGTTTGTGCTGATGTCTTTCTGGAGCGAGCCTCTGACCATGAACAGAATTTGGTTCCTTACTTCGTGCACCATTGTTATTTGTATGGGACTCTGTTACATCGACTATTTGATACCTTCTCATACCACGCCTTCTATTT TGGTACTCTACACTACGGTTTTAGCAGGAGTATTGCTGGCCATACTAATACAAGTGTGTCTGATGACCCCAGAAATGGAAAGCATTCGAACAACTGAAACAGTGCAGAAAGTTATGAACGTTAACATTTTACGAACTATATTTTGTATGCCTGGTTAttta ACATCATCAGACAGAAATGGCGGCTACTCTCTTCAAGAAGATGAAGACCCTCAACCAATTCCTATAACCAGGGACATAGAAGAAATGGAGTCTGAAAGCCAAAGAATGCTAGGTGACAAGAAGGATTTAGCTGAGTTTGTAGATAGAATCCTCTTTGTTATATACTCTATTACTTTCGCTGCTATGCTGGCAGCACATTTTTGA
- the LOC124642463 gene encoding uncharacterized protein LOC124642463 isoform X1 — protein MLRTSLCVVFCLFLKHVMADNDTFVLTPKMAQQCKEHICRDGYSYKTFYSVDSDNLKAVAKDADTAFEMHIGIQAGSNGHILLSPIYKPGYKDPVYEIVVGGGGNQFTELRRNLKRNARSSVKTPRILSSFEVRGFYIKITQDGIIEFGKEGSALPLLSYIDVDPLEIKYFSFAAWTGVEAKFLYDCPIPSGNGTEPSPDSKEIEPPLSISDELKRSRLLYRLPWIPPKPQMDVRLGIKVTNVKYDAFKSKLVTAMSVVISWTDESMAWFPGKFNNTLSLKFRQGQIWRPKFHVFNSDNEGIFDARNSDLISMSYNGEATFHFQTKVYTWCVDSPPGLSKWPHDEYMCSIVIQPWEAHEKIFIDPIDPKDAKMHIFSDIDEVINNEWEMTTKQIVIGPTIWNKVYITDDNETHQSDRMIINVQVKRRAEAYNIVFYTPLVVLMWFVLMSFWSEPLTMNRIWFLTSCTIVICMGLCYIDYLIPSHTTPSILVLYTTVLAGVLLAILIQVCLMTPEMESIRTTETVQKVMNVNILRTIFCMPGYLTSSDRNGGYSLQEDEDPQPIPITRDIEEMESESQRMLGDKKDLAEFVDRILFVIYSITFAAMLAAHF, from the exons atgTTAAGGACAAGTTTGTgtgttgtattttgtttgtttttaaaacatgTGATGGCCGACAACGACACATTCGTTTTGACGCCAAAAA TGGCCCAGCAATGCAAAGAACACATATGCCGCGATGGGTACAGTTACAAAACGTTCTACAGTGTAGACAGTGACAACTTGAAGGCGGTCGCCAAAGATGCTGACACGGCTTTCGAAATGCATATCGGCATACAAGCAGGGAGCAATGGACATATCTTACTGTCGCCGATTTATAAACCTGGTTATAAGGATCCTGTTTATGAGATTG TGGTCGGCGGCGGAGGCAACCAATTCACGGAACTACGGCGCAACTTGAAGAGGAACGCCCGCAGTTCTGTCAAAACACCAAGAATATTATCCAGTTTCGAAGTCAGGGGATTCTATATTAAGATTACGCAAG ATGGTATTATTGAATTTGGCAAGGAAGGATCAGCACTACCCCTGCTCAGCTACATAGATGTGGATCctcttgaaattaaatattttagcttCGCAGCGTGGACGGGAGTCGAAGCTAAATTCCTGTATGACTGTCCAATACCTAGTGGGAATGGGACCGAAC CGTCACCAGACTCAAAAGAGATTGAACCACCCCTTTCAATATCTGATGAGTTAAAGAGATCCCGCTTGTTATACCGGTTGCCATGGATACCGCCAAAACCACAAATGGATGTGAGGTTAGGCATCAAAGTTACTAATGTGAAATATGATGCCTTCAAATCGAAACTGGTTACTGCAATGTCCGTTGTTATT AGTTGGACAGACGAGAGCATGGCGTGGTTTCCAGGAAAATTCAATAATACACTCAGCCTTAAATTCAGACAGGGACAAATCTGGAGACCGAAGTTCCACGTTTTTAA TTCAGACAACGAAGGCATATTCGACGCAAGAAACTCGGATCTAATATCAATGTCGTACAATGGCGAGGCGACTTTCCATTTTCAGACTAAGGTTTACACATGGTGTGTTGATTCCCCACCGGGCTTGAGCAA ATGGCCCCACGACGAATACATGTGCTCCATAGTAATTCAGCCTTGGGAGGCTCATGAAAAAATTTTTATTGATCCCATAGACCCTAAAGACGCTAAAATGCATATT ttttcagaCATAGatgaagtaataaataatgaatgggAAATGACTACTAAGCAAATAGTGATAGGGCCTACAATATGGAACAAAGTTTATATCACTGACGATAATGAGACGCATCAGAGTGACCGTATGATCATCAACGTTCAAGTCAAGAGGAGAGCAGAGGCTTATAATATTGTCTTTTATACGCCTTTGGTTG TACTAATGTGGTTTGTGCTGATGTCTTTCTGGAGCGAGCCTCTGACCATGAACAGAATTTGGTTCCTTACTTCGTGCACCATTGTTATTTGTATGGGACTCTGTTACATCGACTATTTGATACCTTCTCATACCACGCCTTCTATTT TGGTACTCTACACTACGGTTTTAGCAGGAGTATTGCTGGCCATACTAATACAAGTGTGTCTGATGACCCCAGAAATGGAAAGCATTCGAACAACTGAAACAGTGCAGAAAGTTATGAACGTTAACATTTTACGAACTATATTTTGTATGCCTGGTTAttta ACATCATCAGACAGAAATGGCGGCTACTCTCTTCAAGAAGATGAAGACCCTCAACCAATTCCTATAACCAGGGACATAGAAGAAATGGAGTCTGAAAGCCAAAGAATGCTAGGTGACAAGAAGGATTTAGCTGAGTTTGTAGATAGAATCCTCTTTGTTATATACTCTATTACTTTCGCTGCTATGCTGGCAGCACATTTTTGA
- the LOC124642463 gene encoding uncharacterized protein LOC124642463 isoform X2 encodes MLRTSLCVVFCLFLKHVMADNDTFVLTPKMAQQCKEHICRDGYSYKTFYSVDSDNLKAVAKDADTAFEMHIGIQAGSNGHILLSPIYKPGYKDPVYEIVVGGGGNQFTELRRNLKRNARSSVKTPRILSSFEVRGFYIKITQDGIIEFGKEGSALPLLSYIDVDPLEIKYFSFAAWTGVEAKFLYDCPIPSGNGTEPSPDSKEIEPPLSISDELKRSRLLYRLPWIPPKPQMDVRLGIKVTNVKYDAFKSKLVTAMSVVISWTDESMAWFPGKFNNTLSLKFRQGQIWRPKFHVFNSDNEGIFDARNSDLISMSYNGEATFHFQTKVYTWCVDSPPGLSKWPHDEYMCSIVIQPWEAHEKIFIDPIDPKDAKMHIFSDIDEVINNEWEMTTKQIVIGPTIWNKVYITDDNETHQSDRMIINVQVKRRAEAYNIVFYTPLVVVLYTTVLAGVLLAILIQVCLMTPEMESIRTTETVQKVMNVNILRTIFCMPGYLTSSDRNGGYSLQEDEDPQPIPITRDIEEMESESQRMLGDKKDLAEFVDRILFVIYSITFAAMLAAHF; translated from the exons atgTTAAGGACAAGTTTGTgtgttgtattttgtttgtttttaaaacatgTGATGGCCGACAACGACACATTCGTTTTGACGCCAAAAA TGGCCCAGCAATGCAAAGAACACATATGCCGCGATGGGTACAGTTACAAAACGTTCTACAGTGTAGACAGTGACAACTTGAAGGCGGTCGCCAAAGATGCTGACACGGCTTTCGAAATGCATATCGGCATACAAGCAGGGAGCAATGGACATATCTTACTGTCGCCGATTTATAAACCTGGTTATAAGGATCCTGTTTATGAGATTG TGGTCGGCGGCGGAGGCAACCAATTCACGGAACTACGGCGCAACTTGAAGAGGAACGCCCGCAGTTCTGTCAAAACACCAAGAATATTATCCAGTTTCGAAGTCAGGGGATTCTATATTAAGATTACGCAAG ATGGTATTATTGAATTTGGCAAGGAAGGATCAGCACTACCCCTGCTCAGCTACATAGATGTGGATCctcttgaaattaaatattttagcttCGCAGCGTGGACGGGAGTCGAAGCTAAATTCCTGTATGACTGTCCAATACCTAGTGGGAATGGGACCGAAC CGTCACCAGACTCAAAAGAGATTGAACCACCCCTTTCAATATCTGATGAGTTAAAGAGATCCCGCTTGTTATACCGGTTGCCATGGATACCGCCAAAACCACAAATGGATGTGAGGTTAGGCATCAAAGTTACTAATGTGAAATATGATGCCTTCAAATCGAAACTGGTTACTGCAATGTCCGTTGTTATT AGTTGGACAGACGAGAGCATGGCGTGGTTTCCAGGAAAATTCAATAATACACTCAGCCTTAAATTCAGACAGGGACAAATCTGGAGACCGAAGTTCCACGTTTTTAA TTCAGACAACGAAGGCATATTCGACGCAAGAAACTCGGATCTAATATCAATGTCGTACAATGGCGAGGCGACTTTCCATTTTCAGACTAAGGTTTACACATGGTGTGTTGATTCCCCACCGGGCTTGAGCAA ATGGCCCCACGACGAATACATGTGCTCCATAGTAATTCAGCCTTGGGAGGCTCATGAAAAAATTTTTATTGATCCCATAGACCCTAAAGACGCTAAAATGCATATT ttttcagaCATAGatgaagtaataaataatgaatgggAAATGACTACTAAGCAAATAGTGATAGGGCCTACAATATGGAACAAAGTTTATATCACTGACGATAATGAGACGCATCAGAGTGACCGTATGATCATCAACGTTCAAGTCAAGAGGAGAGCAGAGGCTTATAATATTGTCTTTTATACGCCTTTGGTTG TGGTACTCTACACTACGGTTTTAGCAGGAGTATTGCTGGCCATACTAATACAAGTGTGTCTGATGACCCCAGAAATGGAAAGCATTCGAACAACTGAAACAGTGCAGAAAGTTATGAACGTTAACATTTTACGAACTATATTTTGTATGCCTGGTTAttta ACATCATCAGACAGAAATGGCGGCTACTCTCTTCAAGAAGATGAAGACCCTCAACCAATTCCTATAACCAGGGACATAGAAGAAATGGAGTCTGAAAGCCAAAGAATGCTAGGTGACAAGAAGGATTTAGCTGAGTTTGTAGATAGAATCCTCTTTGTTATATACTCTATTACTTTCGCTGCTATGCTGGCAGCACATTTTTGA